A genome region from Flammeovirga agarivorans includes the following:
- a CDS encoding M1 family metallopeptidase yields the protein MIRKIITLFIIQMMSLGAVSAQHHHKHYTEQDTLRGSITKERVWWDLQHYTLAVEVIPSEKFIKGSNTVAYKVLEQNQIMQIDLQEPMNITKVVQAEKELDFKRNGNAFFITLEKKQKKGTLDSVTVYYEGHPREAVRAPWDGGFTWGKDSEGKDFIATSCQGLGASVWWPNKDHMYDEPDHGIRISVEVPQDLMDVSNGRLIGVDKNKKKKTKTYHWEVVNPINNYGVNVNIGNYTHFGEKYEGEKGELSLDYYVLKQNLKKAKAQFVQTKEMMEAFEHWFGPYPFYEDGFKLVEVPYLGMEHQSSVTYGNKYQNGYLGRDLSHTGWGLKFDFIIIHEAGHEWFANNITNVDIADMWIHESFTAYSESLFVEYHYGKDAGTEYVRGTRMNISNDIPVIGDYDVNAEGSGDMYYKGSNMLNTIRQIVNNDEMWLGMLRGMNKTFYHQTVTTKQIEDFMSKDLKVDLSKVFDQYLREKYIPILEYKVIDNQVMVRFTSCIDEFEMPVDLIINNENNRVTVTNQWSTIETKQKVSSVEIDKNFYIGVAKIQ from the coding sequence ATGATTAGAAAAATAATCACCTTATTTATTATCCAAATGATGAGTTTAGGAGCTGTTTCTGCTCAACATCATCACAAGCATTATACAGAACAGGATACACTAAGAGGATCCATTACAAAAGAAAGAGTGTGGTGGGATCTACAACATTATACACTTGCCGTAGAAGTTATACCTTCTGAGAAATTTATTAAGGGCTCAAATACTGTTGCCTACAAGGTTTTAGAGCAAAATCAGATCATGCAAATAGATCTACAAGAGCCAATGAACATTACCAAAGTGGTTCAAGCGGAAAAGGAATTGGACTTTAAGCGAAATGGCAATGCTTTTTTCATTACGCTAGAAAAAAAACAGAAGAAAGGGACGTTAGATAGTGTTACTGTGTATTATGAAGGGCACCCGAGAGAGGCTGTGAGAGCTCCTTGGGATGGTGGATTTACTTGGGGAAAAGATAGTGAGGGAAAAGATTTTATCGCTACTTCTTGCCAAGGTTTAGGAGCATCTGTTTGGTGGCCTAATAAAGATCATATGTACGACGAACCAGATCATGGTATTCGAATTTCTGTAGAAGTACCACAAGATTTAATGGACGTATCGAATGGAAGATTGATTGGTGTAGATAAGAACAAAAAGAAGAAAACAAAAACATACCATTGGGAAGTGGTGAACCCAATTAATAATTATGGGGTAAACGTAAATATTGGTAACTATACCCACTTTGGCGAAAAATACGAGGGAGAGAAAGGAGAGTTATCATTAGACTATTATGTATTAAAACAGAATTTAAAGAAAGCTAAAGCTCAATTCGTCCAGACGAAAGAAATGATGGAAGCTTTTGAACATTGGTTTGGTCCCTACCCATTTTATGAAGATGGTTTTAAACTAGTGGAGGTTCCTTATTTAGGAATGGAACATCAAAGTTCAGTGACATACGGAAATAAGTATCAGAATGGCTATTTAGGTAGAGATCTAAGCCACACAGGGTGGGGTTTAAAATTTGATTTTATCATTATTCACGAGGCAGGGCATGAATGGTTTGCCAACAATATTACAAATGTGGATATCGCTGATATGTGGATCCATGAAAGTTTTACTGCTTATTCTGAAAGTTTATTTGTAGAATACCATTACGGAAAAGATGCCGGTACTGAATATGTTAGAGGCACTAGAATGAATATTAGTAACGACATTCCAGTTATTGGTGATTATGATGTTAATGCTGAAGGATCTGGAGATATGTATTATAAAGGTTCTAACATGCTAAACACAATTCGTCAGATAGTGAATAATGATGAGATGTGGTTAGGAATGTTAAGGGGAATGAATAAAACATTTTATCATCAGACAGTAACCACTAAACAGATTGAAGACTTTATGTCTAAGGATCTAAAAGTTGATTTGTCAAAGGTTTTTGATCAATACCTTAGAGAGAAATATATTCCAATTCTTGAATACAAAGTGATAGACAATCAGGTGATGGTGAGATTTACATCATGCATTGATGAATTTGAGATGCCCGTAGATCTTATTATTAATAATGAAAACAATAGAGTTACAGTAACCAATCAATGGTCGACTATTGAAACAAAACAAAAAGTATCTTCAGTAGAAATAGACAAGAACTTTTACATTGGTGTTGCTAAGATTCAATAA
- a CDS encoding TonB-dependent receptor, with translation MSFIVALMTLLSSSAFAQTIIKGNLFDATTDEPIIGANVSVAGTTTGAISDFNGNFSFQSKVSGEQKVIISFVGMKPVEQQVTLNGGTVDLGQISLETDAIGLQEVEVMASVAVDRKTPVAAATVSAEEIEAKMGNQEFPQVLKSTPGVYVSGAGGGYGDSRIALRGFSSENVAVTINGVPVNDMENGSVYWSNWAGLGDVTRTMQVQRGLGASKLALPSVGGTINILTKTTDVEKGGSVYMGVGNDGYFKQGVSLSSGLMDNGWAVSGSFSHTAGNGYVDGTSFEGYSYFFNVSKQINENHTLSFTTFGAPQEHGQRRTYLHEEDYDKYGKRYNADWGYKNGEEFSQRTNFYHKPQMSLNWYWTISDKTELATTAYVSIGKGGGTGLTSNASYNDRLNVNDFRTDAGIIDWDAFTVANQQQFAETGNGSVLYASNNNHFWTGGVSTLTHKFNDNWTLTSGLDLRYYKGEHYQTVEDLMGNPYYTDYNNKSAGPRDLQQGDIMGYHNDGLVQWQGVFSQIEYSQNDLTYFLSAAGSHQGYKRIDYFSYDHGVDETDWVSFFGGSVKTGANYNINDHHNVFANVGYISRQPYMRAVFLNYKNDVNDQAVNEKILSGEVGYGYRTKGFKVNVNAYYTYWQDKAFTKTVYDDAGQSYSANLLGVDALHKGIELDMTYQPLRNLVFNAMVSVGDWRWMNNLENVIIYDDQQRPVDEVNVYMKDAQVGNSAQTTAAINATYEVIPRLRIMADWNYYGRLYANYDVTKLDDPRYNETDMYELPAYNLFDIGASYSFEIWKLDALVNAKVNNVFDTDYAVEGQQGSLDANGNPTLNGYYMGVGRTYSVGLKLNF, from the coding sequence ATGTCTTTCATTGTAGCTTTGATGACGTTGTTATCGAGCTCAGCATTTGCTCAAACCATCATCAAGGGTAATCTTTTTGATGCTACAACAGACGAACCTATTATTGGTGCCAATGTTTCAGTGGCGGGTACAACTACTGGTGCCATCTCTGATTTCAATGGTAATTTTTCATTTCAATCAAAAGTATCTGGTGAACAAAAAGTGATCATCTCTTTTGTTGGTATGAAACCTGTAGAACAACAGGTAACACTTAATGGCGGAACTGTCGACTTAGGACAGATTTCTTTAGAAACTGATGCAATTGGTTTGCAAGAAGTTGAAGTAATGGCTTCTGTAGCAGTTGACCGTAAAACTCCTGTAGCAGCAGCTACGGTATCTGCTGAAGAAATTGAAGCTAAAATGGGTAACCAAGAATTCCCTCAAGTATTAAAATCTACTCCAGGTGTATATGTATCTGGTGCCGGAGGTGGATACGGTGACTCAAGAATTGCTCTAAGAGGATTCTCTTCAGAGAATGTTGCGGTTACTATTAACGGTGTACCAGTAAACGACATGGAAAATGGTAGCGTATACTGGTCAAACTGGGCTGGTCTAGGTGATGTAACTAGAACAATGCAAGTACAAAGAGGTTTAGGTGCTTCTAAATTAGCCCTTCCTTCTGTAGGCGGTACAATCAACATCTTAACTAAAACTACTGACGTTGAAAAAGGTGGTAGCGTTTATATGGGTGTAGGTAACGATGGTTACTTCAAGCAAGGTGTGTCACTTTCATCTGGTTTAATGGATAACGGATGGGCAGTTTCAGGTTCATTCTCACACACTGCTGGTAACGGTTATGTAGATGGTACATCATTCGAAGGATATTCTTATTTCTTCAACGTTTCAAAACAAATTAACGAAAACCATACCTTATCATTCACTACTTTTGGTGCTCCTCAAGAACATGGTCAAAGAAGAACTTACCTTCATGAAGAGGATTATGACAAGTATGGTAAAAGATATAATGCTGACTGGGGTTACAAAAATGGAGAAGAGTTTAGCCAAAGAACTAACTTCTACCACAAGCCTCAAATGTCATTAAACTGGTACTGGACAATCAGTGATAAAACTGAATTAGCAACAACTGCTTACGTATCTATCGGTAAAGGTGGCGGTACTGGTCTTACATCAAACGCTTCTTACAACGACCGTTTAAATGTAAATGACTTCAGAACAGATGCAGGTATTATTGATTGGGATGCATTTACAGTAGCTAACCAACAACAGTTTGCTGAAACTGGTAACGGTTCTGTACTTTATGCTTCTAACAACAACCACTTCTGGACTGGTGGTGTATCTACTTTAACACACAAATTCAATGACAACTGGACATTAACTTCAGGTCTTGATTTAAGATACTACAAAGGTGAGCACTACCAAACTGTAGAAGATTTAATGGGTAACCCTTACTACACAGATTACAACAATAAGTCTGCAGGACCAAGAGATCTTCAACAAGGTGATATTATGGGCTACCACAACGATGGTTTAGTTCAATGGCAAGGTGTATTCTCTCAAATTGAATACTCTCAAAATGATTTAACGTACTTCCTATCAGCTGCAGGTTCACACCAAGGATACAAGCGTATCGATTACTTTAGCTATGACCACGGTGTGGATGAAACAGATTGGGTTAGCTTCTTTGGTGGTTCAGTAAAAACAGGTGCGAACTACAATATCAACGATCATCATAACGTATTTGCTAACGTAGGTTACATTTCTCGTCAACCTTATATGAGAGCTGTATTCTTAAACTACAAAAACGATGTTAACGATCAAGCAGTAAACGAAAAGATCTTATCTGGTGAAGTGGGTTACGGTTACCGTACTAAAGGTTTCAAAGTGAACGTGAATGCTTACTACACTTATTGGCAAGACAAAGCATTTACAAAAACTGTGTATGATGATGCTGGACAGTCTTACTCTGCCAACTTGTTAGGTGTAGATGCCCTTCATAAAGGTATTGAGTTAGACATGACTTACCAACCGCTTAGAAACTTAGTATTCAATGCAATGGTTTCAGTGGGTGACTGGAGATGGATGAACAACCTTGAAAATGTAATTATCTATGATGATCAACAAAGACCTGTTGACGAAGTAAACGTTTACATGAAAGATGCTCAAGTAGGTAACTCAGCACAAACAACAGCAGCAATTAATGCGACATACGAAGTAATTCCTCGTTTAAGAATTATGGCGGATTGGAACTACTACGGTAGATTATATGCTAACTACGATGTTACGAAGTTAGATGATCCAAGATATAATGAAACAGATATGTATGAGCTTCCAGCTTATAACTTATTCGATATTGGAGCTTCATACAGCTTTGAAATCTGGAAACTTGATGCCTTAGTAAATGCTAAAGTAAACAACGTATTCGATACAGATTATGCTGTTGAAGGTCAACAAGGAAGTTTAGATGCTAATGGTAACCCAACATTAAATGGTTACTATATGGGTGTAGGTAGAACTTACTCAGTAGGATTAAAACTAAACTTCTAA
- a CDS encoding LacI family DNA-binding transcriptional regulator — MGKVYTIHDIAIRLDISKSTVSRALRNHPDVSKETKELVFEMAKKLNYQKNILASNLASKNTNLIGVVIPEIARQHFFAQALSGIQKVAKEKGYIVMVCQSNEELQEEINQVNALVNSRVAGILISLSKETDSYEHLQFAIDRNIPVVLFDRGADEMELSQVTVDDYKGAYDVTKHLIHQGYTNPAHLCGPMSLSISQKRYNGFIDALKDAGLSASNAHVYQCDNLSLDAKDATERLLSLKKRPDAVFCMSDYIAIQVLKVLKDKGIRVPEDIALAGFAGDPITDLMDPTITTVEQPAFEIGVQACRRVIMEAESEDRETLGVINKVLPTKVIERDSTLRV, encoded by the coding sequence ATGGGCAAGGTATACACTATTCATGATATTGCAATTCGTCTAGATATCTCAAAATCTACCGTTTCAAGAGCTTTACGAAATCATCCAGATGTAAGTAAAGAAACGAAAGAGTTGGTCTTTGAGATGGCGAAAAAACTGAACTATCAGAAAAATATATTAGCCTCCAATCTTGCCTCAAAAAATACGAACCTAATTGGTGTAGTGATTCCAGAGATTGCTCGCCAGCATTTTTTTGCTCAAGCTTTAAGCGGAATTCAAAAGGTAGCAAAAGAGAAAGGGTATATTGTAATGGTTTGTCAATCCAACGAGGAATTACAAGAAGAAATTAATCAAGTAAATGCTTTGGTGAATAGTAGAGTAGCAGGAATCTTGATTTCTTTATCTAAAGAAACGGACAGCTACGAACACCTACAATTTGCCATAGATAGAAATATCCCTGTCGTTTTATTTGATAGAGGTGCAGACGAAATGGAATTATCACAGGTAACGGTAGATGATTATAAAGGGGCGTATGATGTCACCAAGCATCTTATCCATCAAGGATATACCAACCCTGCACATCTTTGTGGACCAATGTCACTTTCTATAAGTCAAAAAAGATACAATGGTTTTATAGATGCTTTGAAAGATGCGGGTTTAAGTGCCTCCAATGCCCATGTGTACCAATGTGATAATTTAAGTTTGGATGCAAAAGACGCCACTGAAAGACTATTATCATTAAAGAAAAGACCAGATGCGGTATTTTGTATGAGTGACTATATCGCGATCCAGGTATTGAAAGTATTAAAAGATAAAGGGATTCGTGTTCCAGAAGATATTGCATTAGCAGGTTTCGCCGGTGACCCAATTACTGATCTTATGGATCCTACAATTACAACTGTAGAACAACCAGCTTTTGAAATTGGTGTTCAAGCTTGTAGGAGAGTGATCATGGAGGCGGAGTCTGAAGACAGAGAAACTCTGGGGGTTATTAATAAAGTGCTGCCGACTAAAGTGATAGAAAGAGATTCAACTCTTCGAGTATAA
- a CDS encoding DUF4920 domain-containing protein, which produces MRHITILFTTLLLTIMGCQKPVQNEVTFYGEEFKSEEPVASKELIHSITSDEVQSIQVTGEITGVCQKKGCWLKLPIENDQELFVKFKDYAFFVPMDAEGKEATINGTLKKETIDVATLRHYAEDAGDSPEQIALITEPEVKYTFMASGVSITD; this is translated from the coding sequence ATGAGACATATTACTATACTATTTACGACTTTACTTTTAACTATCATGGGTTGTCAAAAACCAGTTCAAAATGAAGTTACTTTTTATGGTGAAGAGTTTAAAAGTGAAGAGCCTGTAGCAAGCAAAGAACTAATTCATTCTATTACTTCAGACGAAGTACAATCTATCCAAGTCACTGGGGAAATCACCGGTGTTTGTCAGAAAAAAGGATGTTGGTTGAAATTACCTATCGAAAACGATCAAGAGCTTTTTGTGAAGTTTAAGGATTACGCCTTTTTTGTTCCTATGGATGCTGAAGGAAAAGAAGCTACCATCAATGGAACATTAAAGAAAGAAACAATAGATGTTGCCACTCTAAGACATTATGCTGAAGATGCTGGTGACAGTCCTGAGCAAATCGCTTTAATTACAGAGCCTGAAGTTAAATACACTTTTATGGCTAGTGGTGTTAGCATTACTGATTAA
- a CDS encoding DUF6263 family protein, whose amino-acid sequence MRTIFKLTTLLLFIVGINVHAQKKASLGLNLETGKTYYQSSVSNIEMKQNINGQEVNITMDTDTKTAFQILNEKEGVYQIKVTYPFLEVGMYVGPNLQSFSSAQNEDPFSKILSAMSHYSFELSLSKKGKITDIRGLDDYWKKIDEETKDIPAMQKSQILNQIKQSYGEKQLKTNMEMLTNIFPEEAVKKGSTWSKSSQYTISFTANIKRTFTVEKLSKTEIIINEVNHIATDNTKEEYQEINGMQMRYEMEGDNEATYTIDRTTGWIKNVNSTMKLDGFTHINAGGQVMKVPLEFTTITSTNDNGLVK is encoded by the coding sequence ATGAGAACTATTTTTAAACTGACAACTCTGCTTCTATTTATAGTCGGTATTAATGTCCATGCCCAAAAAAAAGCGTCATTAGGTCTTAATTTAGAGACAGGTAAAACCTATTACCAAAGCTCTGTTTCTAATATCGAAATGAAACAAAATATTAATGGCCAAGAAGTGAATATCACGATGGATACTGATACGAAAACCGCTTTTCAAATCTTAAACGAAAAAGAAGGGGTGTATCAGATAAAAGTAACTTATCCATTTTTAGAAGTAGGGATGTATGTAGGTCCTAACCTTCAATCTTTTTCATCAGCTCAAAATGAAGATCCTTTCTCAAAAATTTTATCCGCAATGTCTCATTATTCTTTTGAATTAAGTTTATCAAAGAAAGGTAAGATTACGGATATCAGAGGACTTGATGACTATTGGAAAAAGATCGATGAAGAGACAAAAGATATTCCAGCAATGCAAAAGTCTCAGATTCTAAATCAGATCAAACAATCTTATGGAGAAAAACAGCTGAAAACCAATATGGAAATGCTGACGAATATTTTCCCAGAAGAAGCCGTAAAAAAAGGAAGTACTTGGAGTAAGTCTTCACAATATACGATTTCATTTACAGCCAATATCAAACGTACTTTTACTGTTGAGAAACTGTCTAAAACTGAAATCATAATAAATGAAGTAAACCATATTGCTACTGACAATACTAAAGAAGAATATCAAGAAATTAATGGTATGCAAATGCGCTATGAAATGGAAGGTGATAATGAAGCTACCTATACCATTGATAGAACCACAGGGTGGATTAAGAATGTAAATTCCACAATGAAATTAGATGGTTTTACCCATATTAATGCAGGTGGTCAAGTGATGAAAGTACCTTTAGAATTTACTACCATCACTTCTACCAATGACAATGGTTTAGTGAAATAA
- a CDS encoding antibiotic biosynthesis monooxygenase family protein: MFANTPTPPYYAVIFTSTLTSKTEGYEDMANLMIDLASQQDGFLGVEGAREEVGITVSYWKDLASIKEWKSNTEHQVAQKFGKEKWYDHFITRIAKVEREYSK; the protein is encoded by the coding sequence ATGTTCGCTAACACACCTACCCCACCTTATTATGCTGTTATATTTACTTCCACTTTAACTTCCAAAACCGAAGGCTATGAAGACATGGCAAATCTTATGATTGACCTTGCAAGCCAACAAGATGGGTTTCTTGGTGTTGAAGGTGCAAGAGAAGAAGTAGGAATCACAGTTTCATATTGGAAGGACCTAGCATCTATTAAAGAATGGAAGTCCAATACAGAACATCAGGTGGCACAAAAGTTTGGTAAAGAGAAGTGGTATGATCATTTTATTACTAGAATTGCCAAGGTAGAAAGAGAATATTCTAAATAA
- a CDS encoding NADAR family protein, with protein MHYLSVQEVKEMCYNSTYHFKEYILDQKEVFPYNVQVLFDMAKEGRIRNESINGFVRKNTSRLHILSKEANLLTNTSEGFPIKIPKFPHFRTAEHLFQCIKLDQAKGDEIIEKQLLIIDQTSGEGAKLMGDRKDDMRMFWRSAWVMKDWEMRDLPTNQYKEKHWVAVTEMVNALWYALLMKLGNNRKEFGKVLLKNGAVKQSPIVEISLDQRQPDTFWGTKVEPNGMLRGMNLAGKLLSRLRDLYRLELLQKKGSFNLLIVTPPFSIQIIGGDIQSVDYNE; from the coding sequence ATGCATTACCTATCGGTTCAAGAAGTAAAAGAGATGTGCTACAATAGTACCTATCATTTTAAAGAATATATCTTAGATCAAAAGGAGGTATTTCCTTATAATGTTCAGGTGCTGTTTGATATGGCAAAGGAAGGACGAATTAGAAATGAATCGATTAATGGTTTTGTAAGAAAGAATACTTCTAGACTTCATATTTTATCAAAAGAAGCTAATTTATTAACGAATACTTCTGAAGGGTTTCCAATTAAAATTCCCAAATTCCCACATTTTAGGACTGCTGAACATCTATTCCAATGCATTAAGTTAGATCAGGCTAAGGGGGATGAAATCATTGAGAAGCAATTATTGATTATCGATCAAACTTCTGGTGAGGGAGCAAAGTTAATGGGTGATAGGAAGGATGATATGCGTATGTTTTGGCGTTCTGCTTGGGTGATGAAAGATTGGGAAATGAGAGATTTACCAACAAATCAATACAAGGAGAAACACTGGGTAGCTGTAACAGAAATGGTCAATGCCCTTTGGTATGCTTTATTAATGAAACTAGGGAACAACCGTAAAGAGTTTGGTAAAGTATTATTAAAAAATGGGGCTGTGAAACAGTCGCCAATTGTAGAAATCTCATTAGATCAACGACAACCAGATACTTTTTGGGGAACAAAAGTGGAACCTAATGGTATGTTGAGAGGAATGAACTTGGCAGGGAAGTTATTATCTAGGTTAAGAGATCTTTATCGTTTGGAACTTCTTCAGAAGAAAGGCTCGTTTAACTTATTGATTGTTACTCCTCCTTTTTCTATTCAGATAATTGGTGGTGATATACAAAGTGTCGATTATAACGAATAA
- the katG gene encoding catalase/peroxidase HPI, which produces MDKSNPSKCPFNHGANTEQQKNVMEWWPKSLNLDILHQHDTKTNPFHGFNYAEAFSKLDLEAVKNDLKNLMTDSQDWWPADWGHYGGLMIRMAWHAAGTYRTADGRGGSNTGNQRFAPLNSWPDNANLDKARRLLWPIKKKYGNQLSWGDLIILAGNMAYESMGFKTFGFAGGREDIWHPEKDIYWGDEQEWLGKDRYKNSDSESLENPLAAVQMGLIYVNPEGVDGKPDPLKTAHDVRTTFGRMAMNDEETCALTAGGHTVGKAHGNGDASKLGAEPEGADIQEQGLGWINPKGNGNAGDTVTSGLEGAWTTTPDRWNHTYFHLLLNHEWELKKSPAGAWQWEPIDMKDEDKPVDAHDPTVKRNPIMTDADMAMKMDPAYRKISEKFYNDPEYFKDVFARAWFKLTHRDLGPKSRYLGADVPQEDLIWQDPIPKVDYSLTDDEINQLKKTILESGLSDNDLISTAWDSARTYRGSDYRGGANGGRIRFSPQKDWEGNEPERLQKVISKLTEIQDSLGKKVSLADLMVLGGTAAVEKAAQAIDPSIQVSFSSGRGDASEEMTDIDSFDVLEPVSDGFRNWMKKEYAVNPEELLLDRSQLLGLTAPEMTVLIGGMRVLGTNYGGTKHGVFTDNVGQLSNDFFVELTDMSYSWKPAGANLYNIVERKTGETKWTATRVDIIFGSNSILRSYSEFYAQDDNKVKFAQDFVNAWTKVMNADRFDLK; this is translated from the coding sequence ATGGACAAATCAAACCCTAGCAAATGCCCATTTAATCATGGAGCAAACACAGAGCAACAAAAAAATGTAATGGAATGGTGGCCAAAATCCCTTAATCTGGATATACTCCATCAACATGACACAAAAACAAATCCTTTTCATGGATTCAACTATGCAGAGGCTTTTAGCAAATTAGACCTTGAAGCCGTAAAAAATGATTTAAAAAATCTAATGACGGATAGTCAAGATTGGTGGCCTGCAGATTGGGGACACTACGGTGGTCTGATGATTCGTATGGCTTGGCATGCTGCCGGAACTTACCGTACAGCAGATGGCAGAGGAGGAAGTAATACAGGAAACCAACGTTTTGCTCCTCTAAATAGCTGGCCTGATAATGCCAATCTCGATAAAGCCCGACGTTTACTTTGGCCAATTAAAAAGAAATATGGTAACCAACTCTCTTGGGGTGACCTCATAATATTAGCAGGTAATATGGCTTACGAATCTATGGGTTTCAAAACCTTTGGTTTTGCTGGCGGAAGAGAAGATATATGGCACCCAGAAAAAGATATTTATTGGGGAGATGAACAAGAATGGTTAGGAAAGGATAGATATAAGAACAGTGATAGCGAATCATTAGAAAATCCTTTGGCCGCTGTACAAATGGGATTGATTTATGTGAACCCCGAAGGAGTTGATGGAAAACCTGACCCGTTAAAAACAGCACATGATGTTCGTACTACTTTTGGTCGAATGGCAATGAACGACGAAGAAACATGTGCACTAACCGCTGGAGGGCATACGGTTGGTAAAGCTCATGGTAACGGAGATGCTTCTAAATTGGGTGCAGAGCCTGAAGGTGCAGACATCCAAGAACAAGGGTTAGGCTGGATCAATCCAAAGGGAAATGGTAACGCTGGAGATACTGTTACTTCAGGATTGGAAGGTGCATGGACCACTACCCCCGACCGATGGAATCATACTTACTTCCACTTACTTTTAAACCATGAGTGGGAATTAAAGAAGAGTCCAGCAGGAGCCTGGCAATGGGAACCCATTGATATGAAAGACGAGGACAAACCTGTAGATGCCCATGACCCAACTGTAAAACGAAATCCTATTATGACGGATGCAGATATGGCCATGAAAATGGATCCTGCATACCGTAAAATATCAGAAAAATTTTATAACGATCCAGAATACTTTAAAGATGTTTTTGCCAGAGCTTGGTTTAAACTTACGCATAGAGACTTGGGCCCAAAATCACGCTACCTAGGAGCAGATGTACCTCAGGAAGATCTTATTTGGCAAGATCCTATTCCAAAGGTAGACTACTCATTAACGGATGACGAAATCAATCAGTTAAAGAAAACCATTTTAGAAAGTGGTCTATCAGACAATGATTTAATCTCGACAGCCTGGGATAGTGCTAGAACATATAGAGGTTCGGATTATAGAGGTGGAGCCAATGGCGGACGTATTCGTTTTTCTCCTCAAAAAGATTGGGAAGGAAACGAACCAGAGCGCCTACAAAAGGTCATCTCTAAACTGACAGAAATTCAGGACAGTTTAGGAAAAAAAGTAAGTCTAGCCGACTTAATGGTATTAGGTGGTACAGCTGCGGTTGAAAAAGCAGCACAAGCAATTGATCCTTCTATACAGGTTTCATTCTCAAGTGGACGAGGTGATGCATCCGAAGAGATGACCGATATAGACTCTTTCGATGTTCTGGAACCTGTAAGTGATGGTTTTAGAAACTGGATGAAAAAAGAATATGCTGTCAACCCCGAGGAACTTTTGCTCGACAGAAGTCAGCTTTTAGGGTTAACTGCTCCTGAAATGACAGTATTAATTGGTGGCATGAGAGTATTGGGTACCAATTACGGAGGAACAAAACATGGGGTATTTACTGACAATGTTGGTCAGCTCAGTAATGATTTCTTTGTTGAGTTAACGGATATGAGTTATTCTTGGAAACCTGCAGGTGCAAATCTCTATAATATAGTTGAACGTAAAACTGGAGAGACAAAATGGACTGCAACAAGGGTTGATATTATCTTTGGATCTAATTCAATTTTGAGATCTTACAGCGAGTTTTATGCTCAAGATGACAACAAAGTGAAGTTTGCTCAAGATTTTGTAAATGCTTGGACTAAGGTAATGAATGCAGATCGGTTTGATCTAAAATAA